Proteins from a single region of Fusobacterium gonidiaformans ATCC 25563:
- the citF gene encoding citrate lyase subunit alpha, whose amino-acid sequence MKELRVDEALLASIKGYENRKAYVSPFAFQPEGTMQEAADLKGQVRRTKVVASLEEAIKKSGLKDGMTISFHHHFRDGDKVLPMVMEIIANMGFKDLRVAASSFTGAHECMVEYIEKGVVNRIESSGLRGKLAQAVSNGVLASPAVIRSHGGRARAIVEGDLKIDVAFLGVPSSDCMGNANGVIGKSVCGSLGYAMVDAQYAKKVVLITDTLVAYPNHPISIPQTQVDFVVEVEEIGDPNGIMSGATRFTKNPKELLIAKNVVKAMIASGYFVDGFSMQTGSGGAALAVTRFIKEEMLKRDIKCSYALGGITAAFASLLEEGLVKEIFDVQDFDLGGVASITKNALHQEISADFYASPFNKSAAVNKLDFVVLSALEIDRDFNVNVISGSNGVIRAASGGHSDAAACAKMSIIVAPLLRGRLPIVIDRVTTVVTPGETVDVLVTELGITVNPLRQDLKANFEKAGIELIEMDTLIERAKFLAGEPKKAEFSDEVVAVVEYRDGSIIDVIKKVK is encoded by the coding sequence ATGAAAGAATTAAGAGTAGATGAAGCATTATTAGCTTCTATCAAAGGATATGAAAATAGAAAAGCTTATGTGTCTCCTTTTGCTTTCCAACCTGAAGGAACGATGCAAGAAGCAGCTGATTTAAAAGGACAAGTAAGAAGAACAAAAGTAGTAGCATCTTTAGAAGAAGCCATTAAAAAATCAGGATTAAAAGATGGAATGACAATTTCCTTCCACCACCATTTCCGAGATGGAGACAAGGTTCTTCCTATGGTAATGGAAATTATTGCAAATATGGGATTTAAAGATTTACGTGTGGCAGCAAGTTCTTTTACAGGAGCTCATGAATGTATGGTAGAATACATAGAAAAGGGTGTTGTAAATAGAATTGAATCCAGTGGTTTAAGAGGAAAATTAGCACAAGCTGTTTCCAATGGAGTTTTAGCATCTCCTGCAGTCATTCGTTCTCACGGAGGAAGAGCAAGAGCCATTGTGGAAGGAGATTTGAAAATTGACGTGGCCTTTTTAGGAGTACCATCTTCTGACTGTATGGGAAATGCAAATGGTGTGATTGGAAAATCTGTTTGCGGATCTTTAGGATATGCTATGGTAGATGCACAATATGCAAAGAAAGTGGTATTGATTACAGATACTTTAGTTGCTTATCCAAATCACCCAATTAGTATCCCTCAAACACAAGTTGATTTTGTAGTGGAAGTAGAAGAAATTGGAGATCCAAATGGAATCATGTCTGGTGCAACTCGATTTACGAAAAATCCAAAAGAATTATTGATTGCAAAAAATGTAGTAAAAGCTATGATTGCATCAGGATATTTCGTAGATGGTTTCTCTATGCAAACAGGATCGGGAGGAGCAGCCCTTGCAGTAACCCGATTCATTAAAGAAGAAATGTTGAAAAGAGATATTAAATGTAGCTATGCTTTAGGTGGAATTACCGCAGCTTTTGCTTCTTTATTAGAAGAAGGTTTAGTAAAAGAAATCTTTGACGTACAAGACTTTGATTTAGGAGGAGTTGCTTCTATTACAAAAAATGCTTTACATCAAGAAATTAGTGCAGATTTCTATGCAAGTCCATTTAACAAATCAGCAGCTGTAAATAAATTAGACTTCGTAGTATTAAGTGCTTTGGAAATCGATAGAGACTTTAACGTTAACGTAATTTCAGGTTCAAACGGAGTGATTCGAGCGGCTTCCGGAGGACACTCCGATGCAGCAGCTTGTGCAAAAATGTCAATCATTGTAGCACCATTATTAAGAGGAAGACTACCTATCGTCATTGATAGAGTAACAACAGTAGTTACTCCTGGGGAAACAGTAGACGTGTTAGTAACAGAATTAGGAATTACAGTAAATCCATTGAGACAAGACTTGAAAGCAAACTTTGAAAAAGCAGGAATTGAATTGATTGAAATGGATACTTTAATTGAAAGAGCAAAATTCTTAGCTGGAGAACCAAAGAAAGCAGAATTTAGTGATGAAGTTGTTGCTGTAGTAGAATACAGAGACGGAAGTATCATTGATGTCATTAAAAAAGTAAAATAG
- a CDS encoding M48 family metallopeptidase, with translation MSLEYQLTRKKIKRIILRVLEDGSLQVNAPFFVSQNEIETFLASQSSWIEKTRKKLLSQKKNKNPLQDHYSSGDTFSIFGKEITLQLRVSKASSIYLGKQFLYVFYQAEEKEQITQIIQNYLLQLLKEALEFYLKNYSSRLQLYPNQFQIKTMKSAWGIYHSKGNDISFNSLLLSQTKEFIEYVVVHELCHIRYLNHQKEFWNLVATQIPNYHEIRKSSQT, from the coding sequence ATGAGTTTAGAATACCAACTTACCCGAAAAAAAATAAAACGAATTATCCTACGAGTATTAGAAGATGGAAGTCTACAAGTCAATGCTCCTTTTTTTGTATCTCAAAATGAAATAGAAACGTTTCTCGCCTCCCAAAGTTCTTGGATAGAAAAAACAAGAAAAAAACTACTAAGTCAAAAAAAGAATAAAAATCCTCTCCAAGATCATTACTCTTCCGGAGATACTTTTTCTATTTTTGGAAAAGAAATTACTTTACAATTAAGAGTTTCTAAAGCATCTTCTATCTATTTGGGAAAACAATTTCTTTATGTCTTTTACCAAGCAGAAGAGAAAGAACAAATCACACAAATCATCCAAAATTACTTATTACAGTTATTAAAAGAAGCCTTAGAATTTTATTTAAAAAACTACTCTTCTCGTTTACAGCTCTACCCTAATCAATTTCAGATTAAAACGATGAAATCTGCCTGGGGAATCTATCACTCTAAAGGGAATGATATTAGTTTTAATTCGCTTCTTTTATCTCAAACGAAGGAATTCATTGAGTATGTTGTTGTTCATGAGCTATGTCATATTCGTTACTTAAATCATCAAAAAGAATTTTGGAATTTAGTCGCTACTCAAATTCCTAATTATCATGAAATTCGAAAAAGTTCTCAAACATAA
- a CDS encoding GTP pyrophosphokinase: MSTKLDQSTFFEEFTIDKEYFDSTGLEWEELVRIYEDYVQLIPSLEKEAEYIVSKLIDAPNVHSVRRRVKKAKHLIEKIIRKGKKYKDRNISVENYREIVTDLIGIRVLHLFKDDWKGIHHNILNLWELSETPQVNIRRGDYNLQQFRESISDLNCEIIVREHGYRSVHYLVKIPITISLNVLVEIQVRTVFEEAWSEIDHIMRYPYDTDNPVITEYLAIFNRMVGCADEMGTFLKKVKKDFSLEKEFAEHCIPRDLDLKFK; encoded by the coding sequence ATGTCAACAAAATTAGATCAAAGTACCTTCTTCGAAGAATTCACAATTGATAAAGAATATTTTGATTCCACAGGTTTGGAATGGGAAGAATTGGTTCGTATTTATGAAGATTATGTACAGTTAATTCCAAGTTTAGAAAAAGAAGCAGAATATATTGTATCAAAATTGATTGATGCTCCCAATGTCCATTCTGTTAGAAGAAGAGTCAAAAAAGCAAAACATCTTATCGAAAAAATCATCCGAAAAGGAAAAAAGTATAAAGATAGAAATATCTCTGTGGAAAACTATCGTGAAATTGTTACTGATTTGATTGGGATTCGTGTCCTTCATCTCTTCAAAGATGATTGGAAAGGAATTCACCACAATATTTTAAATCTTTGGGAATTAAGTGAAACTCCACAAGTCAATATCCGAAGAGGAGATTATAACTTACAACAATTCCGAGAAAGTATTTCTGATTTAAATTGTGAAATCATCGTAAGAGAACATGGATATCGTTCAGTACACTATCTCGTAAAAATTCCAATCACGATTTCCTTAAACGTCTTAGTGGAAATCCAAGTTCGTACTGTATTTGAAGAAGCTTGGAGTGAAATCGACCATATCATGCGTTACCCTTATGATACCGATAATCCTGTTATTACAGAATACTTGGCAATTTTCAACCGTATGGTTGGCTGTGCTGACGAAATGGGAACCTTTTTAAAGAAGGTCAAAAAAGATTTTTCTTTAGAAAAAGAATTCGCTGAACATTGTATTCCACGAGATTTAGATTTAAAATTTAAATAA
- a CDS encoding SIR2 family protein, with product MDKFWNYFPSEQKFNVFLGEEYCNYDQSPSRKELAAFLLDKIPEALRHRVHNKESLSEISQDLLDLAIFSRNNLIKTVEEFGKNISLDFSCYTSILENKRFQAIINTNMFLPLEREFHEKLHPIFPFSEPTEEKTNKLPFYRILGCINQSDKVFLTAQDTKKLKLLSFYQNFWTQLRKELMERPTILLGMDLENKDVQEILGFLLEEIHYEKQNIYLVTSSSILSTNVTNFINKYDIKLLMKDTDSFQKSLDEKVVDVQKQLVW from the coding sequence ATGGATAAATTTTGGAATTATTTTCCTTCAGAACAGAAATTTAATGTTTTTTTAGGAGAAGAATACTGTAATTACGACCAAAGTCCTTCTAGAAAAGAATTAGCCGCTTTTCTTTTGGACAAAATTCCAGAAGCTTTAAGACATCGAGTCCATAATAAAGAATCTCTATCAGAAATTAGCCAAGATCTTTTAGATTTAGCTATTTTCTCTAGAAATAATTTAATAAAAACCGTAGAAGAATTTGGAAAAAATATCTCTTTAGATTTTTCTTGTTATACTTCTATTTTAGAAAATAAACGTTTTCAAGCAATTATCAATACGAATATGTTTCTTCCATTAGAAAGGGAATTTCATGAAAAATTACATCCTATCTTCCCTTTTTCAGAACCAACAGAAGAAAAAACAAATAAATTACCATTTTATAGAATTTTAGGTTGTATCAATCAATCAGATAAAGTATTCCTAACTGCACAGGATACTAAAAAGCTAAAATTATTATCTTTTTATCAAAACTTCTGGACACAACTTCGAAAAGAATTGATGGAACGTCCTACCATTTTATTAGGAATGGATCTAGAAAATAAAGATGTCCAAGAAATTCTTGGTTTTTTATTGGAAGAAATTCACTATGAAAAACAAAACATTTATCTAGTGACATCTTCCTCTATTTTAAGTACCAATGTTACTAATTTTATCAATAAATACGATATAAAGTTACTTATGAAAGATACCGATTCTTTTCAAAAAAGTCTAGATGAGAAAGTTGTTGATGTCCAAAAACAGTTAGTGTGGTAG
- the cls gene encoding cardiolipin synthase: protein MKITSILLEYIWIMNISFILILVFLERKNPLYTLLWAIILSLAPYIGFIAYLFFGISFRKRRKANKIYELARLESKDMIEFSQRADLQNWERLIHYLEMTSKNRLTWQNTMTPYFEGEKYFRALLQDLKEAKREIKIEMYLFRNDFLGKKILEVLKERANIGVEIFLLLDGVNPPSYSMRKFLKEAGIQYRIFFPSPLPYLNISLNANYRNHKKLCIIDRKISYLGGFNIGDEYIGNGKIGYWRDTAIRVAGEIVVELEKEFYFTWNIASREKRELGEKVYPYMQEVMQEIKRRKGRNTGYMQVATSGPNFAFHTLRDNYLNLIQGAKSHIYIQTPYFVPDDIILDALKIACLSGVKVKIMIPAKSDHFIIHPVNHYFVGELLELGAEILEYQKGFLHCKVIMVDGEVVSMGSCNVDYRSFYQNFEINVNIYEKDVVREFEKQFKKDVAVSERISYPKYRSRSIRTKIKEAVFRLFAPVL from the coding sequence ATGAAAATAACTTCTATTTTGTTGGAATATATTTGGATTATGAATATTAGTTTTATTCTGATTCTTGTGTTCTTAGAAAGAAAAAATCCTCTGTATACTCTTTTATGGGCTATTATCTTAAGTTTAGCTCCATATATAGGTTTTATTGCTTATTTATTCTTTGGTATTAGTTTTCGAAAGCGAAGAAAGGCAAATAAAATTTATGAATTAGCACGTTTAGAAAGTAAAGATATGATAGAATTTTCTCAAAGGGCAGATTTGCAAAATTGGGAAAGATTGATTCATTATTTAGAAATGACTTCTAAAAATCGTTTAACTTGGCAAAATACTATGACACCTTATTTTGAAGGAGAGAAATATTTTAGAGCTTTGCTACAAGATTTGAAGGAGGCAAAACGAGAAATTAAAATAGAGATGTATTTATTTCGGAATGATTTTCTAGGTAAAAAAATTTTAGAGGTTTTAAAGGAACGAGCAAACATAGGGGTGGAAATTTTTTTGTTATTAGATGGAGTCAATCCCCCTTCCTATTCTATGAGGAAATTTTTAAAAGAAGCAGGAATTCAATATCGTATTTTCTTTCCTTCTCCTTTGCCATATCTTAATATTAGTTTAAATGCAAATTATCGTAATCATAAAAAATTATGTATTATAGATCGAAAGATTTCGTATTTAGGAGGATTTAATATCGGAGATGAATATATTGGCAATGGAAAGATAGGCTATTGGAGAGATACAGCTATTCGGGTGGCGGGAGAAATTGTGGTAGAACTAGAGAAAGAGTTCTATTTTACTTGGAATATTGCTTCAAGAGAGAAGAGAGAATTGGGAGAAAAAGTATATCCCTATATGCAAGAGGTTATGCAAGAAATTAAAAGAAGAAAAGGTAGAAATACTGGATATATGCAAGTTGCTACTTCCGGTCCAAATTTTGCATTTCATACTTTGCGAGATAATTATCTGAATTTAATTCAAGGTGCAAAATCTCATATCTATATTCAAACCCCTTATTTTGTTCCGGATGATATTATATTAGATGCTTTAAAAATTGCTTGTCTATCTGGTGTGAAGGTTAAAATTATGATTCCTGCAAAATCAGATCATTTTATTATCCATCCTGTTAATCACTATTTTGTTGGAGAGTTATTAGAATTGGGAGCAGAGATTTTAGAATATCAAAAAGGTTTCTTGCATTGTAAAGTTATTATGGTAGATGGAGAAGTAGTAAGTATGGGAAGTTGTAATGTAGATTATCGTAGTTTTTATCAAAATTTTGAAATCAATGTCAACATTTATGAAAAAGATGTTGTTAGGGAATTTGAGAAACAGTTTAAAAAGGATGTTGCAGTATCTGAGAGAATTTCATATCCTAAATATCGCTCTAGATCTATTCGAACGAAGATAAAAGAAGCAGTCTTTCGATTATTTGCCCCAGTTCTGTAA
- a CDS encoding carbamoyl phosphate synthase small subunit, translating to MKGKLILENGMVFSGTVFGEVGETVGELVFNTGMTGYQELLTDPSYYGQMVVMTYPMIGNYGINLEDMESDKIHLRALIIKEEAKLPNNFRCEMSLDGFLRQNKVIGFKSVDTRYLTKVIRDCGAMKGIITTKDLTKKEIEERFSSYQNRDAVEQVSPKEIYEIPGKGLRLGFMDFGAKANIIRNFKERDCHMVVFPWNTKAETILEYNVDGVFLSNGPGDPADLQNVIAEIKKLIEKKMPIVGICLGNQLTAWALGGTTKKMKFGHRGGNHPVKDLDHNRIYITSQNHGYAIDKIPEKARVSHVSMNDGTVEGLKCDDLHIMTVQFHPEAWPGPTDCEYLFDEFLEVIKGAKKDVR from the coding sequence ATGAAGGGAAAACTGATTCTGGAAAATGGAATGGTTTTTAGTGGGACCGTATTTGGGGAAGTAGGAGAAACAGTGGGAGAATTGGTATTCAACACAGGAATGACAGGATATCAAGAATTGTTAACGGATCCATCTTATTATGGACAAATGGTGGTTATGACATACCCAATGATAGGAAATTATGGAATTAATCTAGAGGATATGGAGTCGGATAAAATTCACTTACGAGCTTTGATTATCAAAGAAGAAGCAAAATTACCAAATAATTTTCGTTGTGAAATGAGTTTAGATGGATTTTTACGACAAAACAAAGTAATTGGATTCAAAAGTGTAGATACTCGATATTTAACTAAGGTAATTCGAGATTGTGGAGCTATGAAAGGAATTATCACAACAAAAGATTTAACGAAAAAAGAAATTGAAGAAAGATTTTCTTCTTATCAAAATAGAGATGCTGTGGAACAAGTAAGTCCAAAAGAAATTTATGAAATTCCGGGAAAGGGATTACGTTTAGGATTTATGGATTTTGGAGCGAAGGCAAATATTATTCGAAATTTTAAAGAAAGAGACTGTCATATGGTTGTTTTCCCTTGGAATACAAAAGCAGAAACAATCTTAGAATACAATGTAGATGGAGTTTTTTTATCCAATGGACCGGGAGACCCTGCGGACTTACAAAATGTTATTGCAGAAATCAAAAAATTGATAGAAAAGAAGATGCCAATTGTGGGAATTTGCTTAGGAAACCAATTAACTGCTTGGGCCTTAGGAGGAACGACAAAGAAGATGAAGTTCGGACACCGTGGTGGAAATCATCCGGTGAAGGATTTGGATCACAACCGAATTTATATCACTTCCCAAAATCATGGATATGCCATTGATAAAATTCCGGAAAAAGCAAGAGTCAGCCATGTTAGTATGAATGATGGAACAGTAGAAGGATTGAAATGTGATGATTTACATATTATGACGGTGCAATTTCACCCAGAAGCTTGGCCGGGACCAACAGATTGTGAATATTTATTCGATGAATTTTTAGAAGTCATAAAGGGGGCAAAAAAAGATGTTAGATAA
- the carB gene encoding carbamoyl-phosphate synthase (glutamine-hydrolyzing) large subunit, with amino-acid sequence MLDKTIKKTLVIGSGPIIIGQAAEFDYSGTQACETLKKEGIEVVLINSNPATIMTDKAIADRIYIEPITFEFVVKVIEKERPDSIIAGMGGQTALNMAVELSEKGILEKYGIKVIGTSIESIKRGEDRELFREAMEKIGEPILTSHVVESLEEGYKIANEIGYPVVVRPAYTLGGTGGGFAHNPQELEEILLKGLSLSRVGQVLIERSILGWKEIEYEVIRDANGNAITVCNMENIDPVGIHTGDSIVVAPSQTLTDREYQMLRRASLKIVEEIGIVGGCNVQFALHPKSFEYAIIEINPRVSRSSALASKATGYPIARVATKLAMGYLMDEVLNEVTGKTYACFEPSLDYIVVKIPKWPFDKFKKADRRLGTKMMATGEIMAIGENFESAFLKGIRSLEIGRYNLEHPAIESLRMEELKKEVVNPSDERIFVVAEMLRRGYIKEKLQKLTGIDKFFMEKIEWIVKQEELLKKMSFADLDEKFLRNLKKKGFSDKGIADLMKISEEDIHAKRMQYGIVPSYKMVDTCAGEFEASSSYYYSTYSQYDEVVVNSGRKMIVIGSGPIRIGQGIEFDYCTVHGVKTLKKLGIESIIINNNPETVSTDFSTGDKLYFEPLVTEDIMNIIDKEKPEGVILQFGGQTAIKLAKDLEKRNIKILGTSAEKIDEAEDREKFEEMMESLDIKRPRGRASWDVEHGIAIANEVGYPVLVRPSYVLGGQGMEICHDEVNLVKYLEASFSRDASSPVLIDKYLNGIELEVDAICDGEDVLIPGVMEHLERAGVHSGDSITIYPQQNLYKGTEEEILDITRKIARALEVKGMMNIQFIAYQNELYVIEVNPRSSRTVPYISKISGLPVIEIASRMMLGEKLKDLEFGTGIYKKPNLVAVKVPVFSTEKLSKVEVSLGPEMRSTGEVLGVGNNVAEAVFKGLLAAKRVHQIKDRNILVTIRDKDKEEFLPIAKDLVRYGSKLYATAGTQKYLSEHGVEATAVRKISEDSPNLLDFIKNRQVDLLINTPTKANDSQRDGFKIRRSAIEYGVEVLTSLDTMKAIIKMQDRNLKEETLDVFDISKI; translated from the coding sequence ATGTTAGATAAGACAATAAAAAAGACTTTAGTGATAGGATCAGGACCTATTATTATTGGACAAGCAGCGGAATTTGATTATTCCGGAACCCAAGCTTGTGAAACTTTGAAAAAAGAAGGCATTGAAGTTGTATTGATTAACTCCAACCCTGCAACCATTATGACAGATAAGGCAATTGCAGATAGAATTTACATAGAGCCTATTACTTTTGAATTTGTAGTAAAAGTTATTGAAAAAGAAAGACCGGATTCTATCATTGCCGGAATGGGAGGACAAACAGCTCTTAACATGGCTGTGGAACTTTCTGAAAAAGGGATTTTAGAAAAATATGGAATCAAAGTGATTGGAACTTCAATTGAATCTATCAAGCGAGGAGAAGATAGAGAACTATTCCGAGAAGCGATGGAAAAAATAGGAGAACCTATCTTAACAAGTCATGTGGTAGAAAGCTTGGAAGAAGGATACAAAATTGCAAATGAAATCGGATATCCTGTTGTTGTAAGACCTGCCTATACTTTGGGAGGAACAGGAGGAGGTTTTGCACACAATCCTCAAGAATTGGAAGAAATTCTATTAAAGGGACTTTCTCTATCGAGAGTAGGGCAAGTTTTAATTGAAAGATCTATTTTAGGATGGAAAGAAATTGAATATGAAGTAATTCGAGATGCCAATGGAAATGCCATTACGGTATGTAATATGGAAAATATTGACCCGGTTGGAATTCATACAGGAGATTCCATTGTAGTGGCTCCAAGCCAAACTTTAACAGATAGAGAATATCAAATGTTGCGTAGAGCTTCGTTGAAGATTGTAGAAGAAATTGGAATTGTGGGAGGATGTAATGTACAATTTGCTCTACATCCAAAATCTTTTGAATATGCGATTATCGAAATCAATCCAAGAGTATCCAGATCGTCTGCTCTAGCTTCGAAAGCTACAGGATATCCTATTGCAAGAGTGGCAACCAAGTTAGCAATGGGATATTTAATGGATGAAGTTTTGAATGAAGTAACAGGAAAAACTTATGCTTGTTTTGAGCCAAGTTTAGACTATATTGTTGTCAAAATTCCAAAATGGCCTTTTGATAAATTTAAAAAGGCAGATAGAAGATTAGGAACTAAAATGATGGCTACTGGAGAAATTATGGCAATCGGAGAAAACTTTGAATCTGCTTTCTTGAAAGGAATTCGTTCTTTGGAAATTGGACGATATAATTTAGAACATCCGGCTATTGAAAGTTTACGTATGGAAGAATTAAAGAAAGAAGTAGTCAATCCGAGTGATGAAAGAATTTTCGTTGTAGCAGAAATGTTGCGTCGTGGATATATCAAAGAAAAACTACAAAAATTAACAGGAATTGATAAATTCTTCATGGAAAAAATAGAATGGATAGTAAAACAAGAAGAATTATTAAAGAAGATGTCTTTTGCGGACTTAGATGAAAAATTCTTACGAAACTTAAAGAAAAAAGGATTTTCAGACAAGGGAATTGCAGACTTGATGAAGATATCGGAAGAAGATATCCATGCAAAGAGAATGCAATACGGAATTGTACCAAGTTATAAAATGGTAGATACTTGTGCAGGGGAATTTGAGGCAAGTTCTTCTTACTACTATTCTACTTACAGTCAATATGATGAAGTTGTAGTGAATTCAGGAAGAAAAATGATTGTCATCGGTTCAGGACCAATTCGTATCGGACAAGGAATTGAGTTCGACTACTGTACCGTTCATGGTGTAAAAACTTTAAAGAAATTGGGAATTGAAAGTATCATTATCAATAACAATCCGGAAACAGTTTCTACTGATTTCTCAACAGGGGATAAGCTTTACTTTGAACCTTTAGTCACAGAAGATATTATGAATATTATCGACAAAGAAAAACCGGAAGGAGTTATCCTGCAATTTGGAGGGCAAACTGCAATTAAACTGGCAAAAGATTTAGAAAAGAGAAATATTAAAATCTTAGGAACGAGTGCAGAAAAAATTGATGAAGCAGAAGATAGAGAAAAATTCGAAGAAATGATGGAAAGTCTAGATATTAAAAGACCAAGAGGAAGAGCTTCTTGGGATGTAGAACATGGAATTGCCATTGCGAATGAAGTGGGATATCCTGTATTGGTTCGACCTTCTTACGTTCTAGGTGGACAAGGAATGGAAATTTGTCATGATGAAGTGAATTTGGTAAAATACTTAGAAGCTTCTTTCTCAAGAGATGCTTCAAGTCCGGTATTGATTGATAAATACCTAAATGGAATTGAATTAGAAGTCGATGCCATCTGTGATGGAGAGGACGTATTGATTCCTGGAGTTATGGAACACTTGGAAAGAGCAGGGGTCCATTCAGGAGATTCAATTACCATTTATCCTCAACAAAATCTATACAAAGGAACTGAGGAAGAAATTTTAGACATTACTCGAAAGATTGCAAGAGCTTTAGAAGTAAAAGGAATGATGAACATTCAATTTATCGCTTACCAAAATGAACTATATGTCATTGAAGTAAATCCGAGATCTTCTAGAACTGTTCCATATATTTCTAAGATTTCTGGCTTACCGGTGATTGAAATTGCAAGTAGAATGATGTTGGGAGAAAAATTAAAAGATTTAGAATTTGGAACAGGAATTTACAAGAAACCAAATCTAGTCGCTGTAAAAGTTCCGGTGTTCTCTACAGAAAAATTATCAAAAGTGGAGGTTTCTTTAGGACCTGAAATGAGATCGACAGGAGAAGTACTAGGAGTTGGAAATAATGTAGCAGAAGCAGTATTTAAGGGCTTATTGGCAGCGAAAAGAGTACATCAAATCAAAGATAGAAACATTTTGGTAACGATTCGTGATAAAGATAAGGAAGAATTTTTACCAATCGCAAAAGATTTAGTAAGATACGGTTCTAAGTTATATGCAACAGCAGGAACACAAAAATACTTATCAGAACATGGAGTCGAAGCGACTGCTGTTCGTAAAATTTCAGAAGACTCTCCAAACTTATTGGATTTCATTAAAAATCGACAAGTAGATTTGTTGATTAACACACCAACAAAGGCAAATGACTCACAAAGAGATGGATTTAAAATCCGTAGAAGTGCTATTGAATATGGAGTAGAAGTTTTAACTTCTTTAGATACGATGAAGGCAATTATAAAAATGCAAGATAGAAATCTAAAAGAAGAAACTCTAGATGTCTTTGATATTAGTAAAATTTAA
- a CDS encoding pyridoxamine 5'-phosphate oxidase family protein: MRKSNREIKDVNELLEVMKHCDVCRIALNDNGYPYILPLNFGFEVLDGNIKLYFHSAMEGYKWEVIARDNRASFEMDCEHELQYFEEQGYCTMAYESVIGRGRITELNEIEKAGALQKIMDHYHIENSYYNPAAISRTRVYVLTVESMTGKRKIKK, translated from the coding sequence ATGAGAAAAAGTAATAGAGAAATCAAAGATGTAAATGAGTTGCTTGAAGTAATGAAACATTGTGACGTTTGTAGAATTGCCTTAAATGATAATGGGTATCCATATATTTTGCCTTTAAATTTTGGATTCGAGGTTTTAGATGGAAATATAAAATTATATTTTCATAGTGCAATGGAAGGATACAAGTGGGAAGTTATTGCAAGAGATAACCGAGCTTCTTTTGAAATGGATTGTGAACATGAGCTACAATATTTTGAAGAGCAAGGATATTGTACTATGGCATATGAAAGTGTAATTGGAAGAGGAAGAATTACAGAACTAAATGAAATAGAAAAAGCTGGAGCTCTTCAAAAAATAATGGATCATTATCATATTGAAAATAGTTACTATAATCCAGCAGCAATTTCTAGAACGAGAGTTTATGTTTTAACAGTAGAAAGCATGACAGGAAAGAGGAAAATAAAAAAATAA